A single region of the Halopiger xanaduensis SH-6 genome encodes:
- the msrB gene encoding peptide-methionine (R)-S-oxide reductase MsrB — translation MESENDRTADDLPESDAEWRERLSDEEYRILREAGTEAPFSGEYVDHKADGSYACTACGAELFDSETKFESGCGWPSFYDVDDDKVETRVDTSHGMRRTEVVCAECGGHLGHVFEDGPEPTGKRYCINSVALEFEDEDGE, via the coding sequence ATGGAATCCGAGAACGACCGCACCGCGGACGACCTGCCGGAAAGCGACGCCGAGTGGCGCGAGCGACTCAGCGACGAGGAGTACCGCATCCTCCGCGAGGCCGGCACCGAAGCGCCGTTCAGCGGCGAGTACGTCGACCACAAAGCGGACGGCAGCTACGCCTGTACGGCCTGCGGCGCCGAACTGTTCGACTCCGAGACGAAGTTCGAGTCGGGCTGCGGCTGGCCCAGCTTCTACGACGTCGACGACGACAAGGTCGAGACCCGCGTCGACACCAGCCACGGCATGCGCCGCACCGAAGTAGTCTGTGCCGAATGCGGCGGCCACCTCGGCCACGTCTTCGAGGACGGCCCCGAGCCGACCGGCAAGCGCTACTGCATCAA
- a CDS encoding ornithine cyclodeaminase: MTVARTVELEGHIIDSGTMGHCMGVVMDMGGEFEVEEFEVGRHKHAETYCRMTVMADTEEDLRAILHELNQQGATVADPRDATLHEAPEDGVVPVDFYSTTNHPTYVRVDGEWIEVADPEMDCALVVERDDADEPRVSTKVLNAVEEGDLVVTGETGIRVEPPERPRDGGGSFGFMQGGVSSERPSESLIEEIAEEMREVRENDGNVLAVCGPAIVHAGGRDALADLVGAGYVDAISAGNGFAVHDLERDLYGTSLGVDTENLEHPRDGHKHHIYTISEIARLGGIEEAVEKGVVDEGVMYECVANDVPFVLAGSIRDDGPLPDTITDSIEAQNAIREQAHEADLVLMLSTLLHSVAVGNCLPSTTKTVCVDINPATVTQLLDRGSAQAIGMVTDIGTFIPMLRDELLE; this comes from the coding sequence ATGACAGTTGCACGCACGGTCGAACTCGAGGGCCACATCATCGATTCGGGGACGATGGGCCACTGTATGGGGGTCGTGATGGACATGGGCGGCGAGTTCGAAGTCGAGGAGTTCGAGGTTGGCCGCCACAAGCACGCCGAGACGTACTGCCGGATGACCGTCATGGCCGACACGGAGGAGGACCTGCGGGCGATCCTCCACGAACTCAACCAGCAGGGTGCGACCGTCGCCGATCCGCGCGATGCGACGCTGCACGAAGCGCCCGAGGACGGCGTCGTCCCGGTCGACTTCTACTCGACGACGAACCACCCGACCTACGTCCGGGTCGACGGCGAGTGGATCGAAGTCGCGGACCCGGAGATGGACTGCGCGCTCGTGGTCGAGCGGGACGACGCCGACGAGCCGCGAGTCTCTACAAAAGTTCTCAACGCCGTCGAGGAGGGCGACCTCGTCGTCACCGGCGAGACCGGCATCCGCGTCGAACCGCCCGAACGCCCCCGCGACGGCGGCGGTTCCTTCGGCTTCATGCAGGGCGGCGTCTCGAGCGAGCGCCCCTCCGAGTCGCTCATCGAGGAGATCGCCGAGGAGATGCGCGAGGTGCGGGAAAACGACGGCAACGTCCTCGCGGTCTGCGGCCCGGCGATCGTCCACGCGGGCGGCCGGGACGCCCTCGCGGACCTCGTGGGTGCGGGCTACGTCGACGCGATCAGCGCCGGGAACGGCTTCGCCGTCCACGACCTCGAGCGCGACCTCTACGGCACCTCGCTGGGCGTCGACACGGAGAACTTGGAGCACCCCCGCGACGGCCACAAACACCACATCTACACGATCAGCGAGATCGCCCGCCTGGGCGGCATCGAGGAGGCCGTCGAGAAGGGCGTCGTCGACGAGGGCGTGATGTACGAGTGCGTCGCGAACGACGTTCCTTTCGTGCTCGCGGGCTCGATCCGCGACGACGGCCCCCTCCCGGACACGATCACCGACTCCATCGAGGCCCAGAACGCGATCCGCGAGCAGGCCCACGAGGCCGACCTCGTGCTCATGCTCTCGACGCTGCTGCACTCGGTCGCCGTCGGCAACTGCCTCCCCTCGACCACCAAGACCGTCTGCGTCGACATCAACCCCGCCACCGTCACCCAACTGCTTGATCGCGGCAGCGCCCAGGCCATCGGCATGGTCACAGACATCGGCACGTTCATCCCGATGCTCCGGGACGAACTGCTCGAGTGA